ctgcgtcttgtttctttgtccgcttctgttgtcgtcagaggcacgggaagtgtgggcggcgccattcctgggcaggctgctctttcttttcacgctgggcggctttcctcacgggcacactccttgcgcgtggggctcccccacgcgggggacacccttgcgtggcaaggcactccttgcgcgcatcagcactgtgcgtggccagctccacacgggtcaaggaggcccggggtttgaaccgcggacctcccatatggtagacggacgccctaaccactgggccaaagtccgtttccccagtgaaggttcttgatgagttctgggagatgatggctgtccaaagatgaactaggaaattctcactcaatgctggaatcacttccccttttaaggcattcgactgattgaaataaagcatcactcactgctgatggcaatctccctgattgatgtaattgtaatcagctatccaagatttaccactgcagtaaagtcaatggtgactaaagtccataaatgcccttatattagttagcccagtgcctgcttgaccaaacaactgggcacaattacctggccgagttgacacattagcctaaccatcacagagctGGAACCAAATcctaggttttgtttttgttttttaatttatttagcactattttaggaggtactggagactgaacccaggacctcatatatggaaaggAGGCATTGAACCTCTTGCGTTACATTCACTTCCCAAAGGtgttggctcttttttttttttttaaaagaaatacagggaaacagatttggctcaatggatagagtgtctgcttaccacatgggaggtccagagttcaaacccagggcctcctgacccatgtggtgagctggcccaatgcaacactgatgtgtgcaaggaatgccatgccacgcaggggtgtcccctgcgtaggggagccccatgcgcaaggagtatgccccgtaaggagagccgccccatgtgaaaaaagtgcagcctgcccaggaatggcgccatacacacggagagctgacacagcaagatgacgcaacaaaaagagacacagattcccagtgctgctgtcaagaatacaagtggacacagaagaacacagtgaatggacagagagagcagacaactgagagtgggggagagaaattataaaaaaaaaaaaaaggaagtaccaggattgaacccaggaccttgtacatgggaagcaggtgctcaaccactcgagctacatctgctccccaaaatcTAGGTATTCTGACTCCTAAAAAAATGCCATTTCTCTAAACAATTATTAAGGGAATTCCAGGGACACCTCTGAACACAGTGGTCCCTCAGGCTTGATCCCAGAAAGTATGACTCCTTCCAATCCCTTCTCCTTGTTCAAGAGGCTTCTGTTGAGTGTTTGacttttgctcatatttctcaGTGTTATGCCCAATGTAACAGAAAATGCACTAATCAAGAGGCAGGGAACCTGAGTTTCAGGCCCAACAGAGAGTCAGCTGAACCTCTTTAGGCTTCAggtttctcatctgcaaaacatACATGATACTTACCCCACAATACTATTGCAAAGATAATATGTGACAATGAACAAGCTAGTTTCCTATTAGATATTAGGAATGAAGTTCAGAAAGAGCCTTTACCCTTCCTGGAAGAATACCTAACATACCTGAAATCTTTGTTGGTGACAGGAAATATGTCAATGGCAAAGGGTTTCACTGTCACCTCCCGGGCAGGCCCTTCACCATCTCTGCCATCTGGAGCATTTGTGCCCATCTGGAATCTCCCACCTGGCAGCTGGACCATACTGGTTATCTGTCCATTCCCTGCAGAGAAAAAGGAGAATCACAAGtaacacatgcatatatataaaacaagaggCAATATTTGTATCTGTTAAATGCTCCTGATGgtctaatgaaagaaaaatggaggTATAAAAATTTGGCTTTAAATCCTATTCTATGACTTTATTTGCTGGGTGGATATAGGCAAATTACTTACACCAAGTTTCAATTTCTTAatgtataaaatggggataacatcTAACTATCTTACAGACAGTGACTGTATGAATTAAAATAACATATATGACATGCTGAGTACATGGtaagttttcctttcttcttttattcctcTTGGTCCTAGCTAGGTAAACCTGGATACCACACCCTGAAATACATGTAGCATGTTTCTGTTCATACTTCTGCTCCTGTGGTTTCTCTACCTCTTCTTTTCCACTTGTTGAAATCTTACCAATTCTgctccctccccccatcccctgcTCCCCGTGGGGGTATGTACCTCACCAcgcaggtctgggacaccttttttatcttttttttaaacaggtggtcccagggatcaaaccaacTCAAGTGTCCACCAAAAGATGAACGGATACACATAAGTGTATTATtcagtcttaaaaaaaatcaaagtgggaataatgtagctcagtggttgagtgcctgctaactcctaaaaaaaaaaggggtgattCATGCTAAAACATGGACGAACCCTGAGGATTATACtcggtgaaataagccaggcacaaagggacaaatattgtatgattccacttatatgagatACACAGAATAGgcattcatagagacagaaagaatagAGTTTGCCAGGGACTGGAGGGAAGGGGAAACAGGGAGTtattgtttcatataggtttttttttttttttttttaggtactctggctgggcattgaacccaagacctcatatgctggaagctggcgctcaaccactgagctacatcgggtaccctgagttgggtttttcctCTGTATGCctgtagttctctttttttttttttttctttttctttttctaggaaGCACTGAGCCctaacctggacctcccatgtgggaggcagttcTGGAGCCACATCGGCTGCCTTGGTACAGAGCTTTTGTTTGGCATGATCAAAAAGTTCTGGAAATAGTGGTTatagttgcacaacattgtgaatttactTAGTGCCACTAAATGgttcatttaaaaatggattaaaatgataaaacattttatgtatattttacaataaaaaaatgaacacacacaaaaaagataatCGGGGAAATCTGAAACATAACTGGATGctaaatggctaaagagattaagggatTCATTTTTTAGGTGGAAAAACGGTATGGCAAGTTTTTTTCCAGTCTCCTTATCTTGTAGCTATTTAACTTGAATATTTCCGAATACAATGAAATAACGCCCTATAAATCTTAAAATGATATAAGGGTAACATGGTAGGGGTAACCGAAAAAACGAGATTGGCCACAAACTGACTATAAACTGGACGACAGGTATGTGGGGTGGAAGTAAAGTGTTGTCATATACTTCTCTTTTATGTTCGAAAGATTCTAAAATAGGaagctttaaaaagtaaaatgacgTGAGGTCCTGCGAAGTCTGAACTTTTAACCACTTCAAAGCTGGCGGTCTCCGGGAGGAACCTCCTGCCCGACCCGCCCAGGAGGGGTCCCTTCCCACCAGGGCAGAACGCCTCACCCATTCCCTCGTGCTTCCCGGGACAACTGGCGCCAGCGCGAGGCGGGCGAGTCAGCGCACTGACCTGGCTCGAGCCACGGGACAGAAAAGAGCGACAATAGGAACAGCAAGACCGACGAGCCCATGCTCGGAATACGCGGCCGGCAGCAACTCTAGCGCGGAATGTGGCGCGTGTGCGCATGCGCGAGCGCACCGCGCGTATGACGTCGGTCACGGTACCCTCCGCGCGCGCGTACTGTTCTGAACATTCCCGGATATCCAGAAACTGCGGACCAGAGTCAGGGCTGTGGCCTGGTTTGCACCTTATGGAAAATGTTTTTGAGTCCCAGCCATTCTGGACCCTTGCTTACTACCTTGTGAACGTTTGCACcgatttcatttccttttactttttgattggcgtttctttttttttttttaattggcatttctctTGTCCCCTAGCTATACCATTCATCCAAAGACCAAAGGAAAGACTCTGCCTTAATATTTATTGCACACTTGCTTAGTAACACAATTATACCTTCTAAGAATGCAGAGATACCAACTGCATAACAATTTTATGAGAACCAGAAGGGTTTGGGATGGCAATTTCTGAATAAGCAAAGGTTCTTAAACATGAACATGATCACTGAAAAACACTGGATAACCCCAACTCCCTTAATCACCATGCTCAGGCATCCTTTCCCTGCTatctgttttttccatttcatatttCTCTTTGACTCCCTTGCCTCCAGTTTATTCCTTTCCACTTAGTACAGAGCACAAACTTAACTTTTCTGGGGAGGTATTTTAGCAAAACCATTTCTAAAGTGTGAAAAGCCCAAATGATCTAGTAATTCCACTCACGGAAATTTATACTAATGAAATAGAAATGCTTTAAAACATGTATCTTAGGTGTTATTTATAATAGCAGAAAACTTAAAACATGCTCAACAATAGGAAACTGTTGGATAAATTAAATACATCCATAAAAATTCTTAAATCATTAAAATTTGTGAAGGATATTTAATAACAAAGTAGACAACATAAGCTTATCTAACATGTAACTTTATGCCACTGCAGCTAAAGCAAAACGTCCTGTTCACTGGGTAAGAAAGACCTACTTTATGAGTGTACAAttcaacacaataaaaaaaaacaactgtaatTGGAATTTCAGAATTTCATAATTTGAAGATTGCCAATGTCCTCCTGTTTTAATACGGAGAAAAATTCCTTTGAAAGTCATCTGAAGCTTGGACAAAAATTCCACAGCTGTATTCTTAGGATCATTCTGTCAGGTCTTCATGATGCAGGTGACAGAAGGCAAACTTCAATTCAACCTTTTAGAGAAGACATTCCAGCTCGCATGATTTCATCAACCAGGAGAATGTTGGTGGCAATCACAGTgcttgaagggggaaaaaaaaaataggtgttcAGATTTGAGATTCACTAATTCCATTCAACTTCCCATTTCTAAATAAAGTGCACACAAAGTTACATCCAATTTACATACACTGAGCTAGTTCAGTCTCTTACTTCGCATttctctgggggaggggggaaacgGACAGGACTAGACAGGacataagaaatgaaaagtatgAGGATTCCCTAATGGTTATTTAAGTTTTAACTTTCACAAACTTACCAAGAGTGCAGAAGCTGTTTCTTTACACAATAGTTATCCCATATGCCTACTTCTGCTGCTACCATTGGCTCACCTGGAAAGAAtcaagtctttttaaaatctcatatagTAGAGACAAGAAGGCTGtttgagaaaaaaaacacataaagaatATTTTCTGCTCCTTTGCTTATCACTGATTATTCATTTCTGTTAGTATTATCTATGTGAATCCCAAACTCCTGTCAGTCCAATTTTCTACTCCAAACCATGTGGCTCCTGTCCACAGAACCTCTGATGGCTGACTTCTACTTGGAAGACTTTCAGTGACAGGGAACCAATACTTTGTTGTCAAATGTTTGATCATCTCGATTTTGGGGGACACAGTCCTGTTTGCCCAGATTAAAGCAAGCAACTAAGTTATAATCTGACCAAAATGAGTTTACCATTACCCTCACTCCAGAAAGCTTTCCTATTCAACTGAGTATGTGTGAAGCTGTTGACAGCACTAGGTCTTACACCACATGGAAGGATGTCCATTCTCTCTCCTCCACTTTGTACTTGTATAATTTGTGTTGTTACATAAGTCTGTAAGACCTCGGGCATTAAAAGTTCACGTCATTAGATGTGAACCCCTCCTCACCCATGAATATGATTACCTAATGTATTATGTTGAACCACTTATCACTGCTCAACAACCTCCAAACAATCTGCACGCTGAAATTATTCAAATGTCTACtctaacagcaacaacaaaaagtctACCCTAGCTCCTAAAATTAGTTTATCTAGTCATTCCAAATTTATATAccaaatattattccattttaaaatgcagagttcccTTGAAGTACTATGAtcaaatctcaaaataaaatggggaaaaaaaaacccttctaCATATAACTGTATTCTCTTACCTGTGTTCAAATCTACACCCACAAGTTGACCTGATTCTGAATGTTCAGCTTGTACTTTTACTAGTGTTTCCTGAAGGTCAAAACCAGAGTTCTGAGCAAGAACCTAAAGTAAACAAATTTCATTCAAAAGACATGACCTAATAATTGATAGTCAAGCCTataataaatgaacaatatttccaattaaaataaaattattggcaTGAAGTCAAAACAATTAATTGTATTTACTTTAGAGAATATCTACACTTATGTGCTACTGACCAACTCTAACCCACCTTAAGCCCAGCAATACACTGGTCACAAGCTATGCCATCAAATGAgcatagaaaaggaaataatgatgggcatcataatgtaactaaaacaaaacaaaaaagcaagctTGTATACTTGAGTATAACTCTTACACCACAAACcctcttaaaatagttttctcttgctatgcgtgcatcagcactgcgcatgggccagctccacacgggtcacggaggcccggggtttgaaccgcggacctctcatgtggtagacggaagccctaccgtttccctgaatatttttttaatggtcaGTTTTCTAAATACACCAAAGTGTTGTAACTGATGAAACTTCTCTTATAAATGTGGGTTTTACCATGTGGATTTTGGATAAGTATGGTTAGTTTTCTCCCTGGCACTAGAATATCCAAACCAGCTAAAATGTAACTATTATGGGAGACTTCAATTGAAGTCTAACCATACTTATCCAAAATCCACATGGTAAACCCACATTTATAAGAGAAGTTTCATCAGTTACAACACTTTGGTGTATTTAGAAAAttgaccattaaaaaaatattcagggaaacggacttggcccagtggttagggcgtccgtctaccacatgggaggtctgcggttcaaaccccgggcctccttgacccgtgtggagctggcccatgcgcagtgctgatgcgcgcaaggagtgctgtgccacgcaagggtgtcccccgtgtgggggagccccacgcgcaaggagtacgcccgtgaggagagccacccagcgtgaaaagaaagtgcagcctgcccaggaatggcgccgtccacatttcccgtgccgctgccaacaacagaagcggacaaagaaacaagacgcagcaaatagacaccgagaacagacaaccagggagagggggaaattaaataaataaatcttaaaaaaaaaaattcatacctTGGGAATAATTAGCAATGCATCAGCAAATGCTTGGACTCCAAGCTGGGCCCTGCCCTTCACACTGGGCTTATATTGAACCAGAGCTTCTGCCATTGCCACCTCCACTGCACCAGCACCTGGAACCACACAGCCTGTTGGGTGAAGGGGAGAAGAGAACTGTTATATATACTACAAGTAAAACTTCAGAATCAATTATACGGAAATATAGTAATtaattaaaacacaaaaaaacttaCTAAGAATTTACTAGGACCACAACAATTTAAATATTACATTGGAAAGCTATAATAAAAGCAACTATTGTCAAACAGAATAGCTCAATTTAACCAATTTAGCCAGTACTTGGCAGCTCTTCCAAGCTATTAATTGGTATTGGTCCATTTATTTGTATTCACCTTTAATAATGATATGCTATGAAGAAAACTTAGCATACCATCATAACAATTTTAAAGGGAAGACTATATTTTTGCATGGTGTCTGGCTGTGTAAGCTACTGATAAAAGAACACAGTATTCGGCCATGCCTTTTAAATCAGCAAAGAAagatacaattttaaaagataactgGATTTTTTGATGAAGGAATCTTAGAGCAGGAATACAGTAAGCATCTTACCATCATCAATAGCATTTTTGACAGCCCTCAAGCCATCTCTTATTGCATCTTTGATTTGAGTGAGTGTGTGCTTGTTTGGTCCTTTTACCAATAATGTGACAGAACGAGGATTGTTACATTTTTCAATAAAAGTGAACTTTTCTTCTCCCTAAGAATAGAagaaatgtcattttttaaaacaggatttggggaaacggacttggcccagtggttaggacgttcgtctaccacatgggaggtccgtggttcaaaccccgggcctccttgacccgtgtggagctggtccatgcgcagtgccgatgcgcgcaaggagtgccctgccacgcagcggtaTCCCCCatctaggggagccccacgcgcaaggagtgcgcccgtaaggagagccacccagcgtgaaagaaagtgcagcctgcccaggaatggcgctgcccacacttcccctgccgctgacgacaacagaagcggacaaagaaacaagacacagcaaatagacacagagaacagacaaccgggggaggcgggggaattaaataaataaataaaactttagaataaataaataaaacaaaacaggattTGGTTGTGAAAAGAGTGAATAGAGGGGGAGTGCCTTATGGAGAGAATGAGTAAAGTGCTAACAGGGAACAACACTGGTCCTGTTAaacaatgacttaaaaaaaaattctcataaaaTAGGACTTTTCTCTCAATGGCTTATAATGACTACACATAAACCACTTAAACATATGTAAATAATGCAAAATCCAACCTTGAGTTTGAATGAATTTCTACTACTGAAAAAATCTATACACTAAAAATACCATTACCTTCAGGACGAAAATGCACTTACCAATGTATACTCATAAACAAGGCCGGCATGCCCCAAACAGTCAGCATTTAAGTCATCCAAAGAATTCAGAGCTATCCCACCACAAGCAAGAGTCAGTCTGAAATTTTATGTTTGAGAGAGACATATAAGCCATGTTTGTAGGAAGCAATTTAGAAAAAATTTACTAaatttatattctaaaatataaggCTTTCATAGCATCATTGCAATGTAAGACAGGCCATTCACCCTCAACCAGCTGAAGCCTGGTCTCTTCTTTTAATTCTCCATATTCAAACTGCTCTTCTTTCCAAGCTAGAAACACTCCTCTAATATGAAATCCAAAAGATATATAATACTTAACTTCATGCATTTGGATTTTTGTGGAAAATACAGTCTGTTTTGAAAGAGACACACTGGATCCAGCCCTCAATGGAGGCCAAATCTAACAGAAAGAACTAATGTCACTGTGAAGGTGGACAAAAGCTCTGCATGAAGATGGTGAGCTCTTTGGGACAAAAACCCCTTGAAGTTGCCTTATGACATGGGAAAATATGTACAGTATATGCCATGATGTAAAAATAAGACAAGGAAAAAGCAACAACCTTAATTCACTTGTACAATAAGTAAAACTTATGAAACTCAGTCTACTACTCATACCTCTCCATATTTCTCCTCTTAGCTCTGCGCAAAGCTACTATGCCTTCTTTTGCAAGTGCATCTAAGGAAAAGGGGTCAATTccctataataaaaataaaattagtttcaTTATCTTGCACCTTTAAAATATAACAGGATGCTACAGAGTATTTATAGTTTAGGAATCCAAATCTCATTCTCACCTTTTGATTAATGACAACAAATCCTTTATCTGAATCACCGCAGACTTTCTTTTTcagttctattatttttttaactctatCTTCAATGAACTTTCTTTCGGCTTTTactagtttctctctctcttctgcacTCTTGTAAAAAAAGCCAGAGTTGACTtctctattgaaaaaaaaagtgacagactatgaaaaataatttaacaattttaaaaagtagattatAAAGCAGCACTCAGAAACTGGGATAACATTGAGATTTAATAAACAGTCACTGTGCTCGTCCTTACCTTGCATATTTTCAGAGGTTATTTCCTCCCATACTCCAACTAGGCACTGTTATCTTTACACTGGGAAAACTTAGACTCGCAAGAAGTGATCTGCCATAAATACCAAGCTACTTCACCTCCCCATTCCACTTTTAATTTAAGGGCTATAAACTCACGTTTTTTCATATTCTAAGGACACATTGCACGTGAGGACGTATGCATCTTCTACTCTTTTTTTCATATCAGGATGCCGTGCCCCATGGTCCAAAACAAGCCCTCTGATTAAGCtgttaaaaacacatttaaaaaattgtattctcATAAATTCCAATGGGGTATAACAaacactaataaaaataaatagtaatctGAAACTGTATTAGTTCATTTTCACATAATCAGCTTTAGATCTTGAATTACTTGAGAATAAGTATGAAAGCTGGGCagattcagagatatttgcaaatGTTCAGAACATGTGTAAAATCAgtacttcagggaagcagatgtgactcaagcagttgggtgcccacctactatattggggtggggggtgggagttcCAGGTTgggtttcctgtgcctcctaaagcagacaagcaagacagtgagctggcacaatgagctgatacaacaagatgacacaacaagatgatgcaaggagacacatgaggaaacacaatgagagacacaacaagcagagagcagaagtggctcaagtgattgggttcctccctcccacaagggagataccagatttgattcccagtgctttctaaaaagatgagcagacagagaacacagaaagcagacagtgagtataAACAATGAAGtgaggtgggaataaataaaataaatcctaaaaaaaaaggcatttcaaaACATGACAAAAAAATGAGcaattcaaagaaacaaaattaaaaaattctgcAGAAATAGCCTTAACTGGCAGGCTATCAAATTGTAATcacctccattttaaaaaaactgttttcaaagtaaatataatattcttccaggcaactgaaatttaaaaaccagCCAAAACAAGTCTAAACACACTTTATTATTTCACGGCATTGTACCTTGTATCAGTTTCAGATTTATGTTTCATCTCCATGATCTCAACCATGAAGAGGTCAATGGGTTCATCTTGTTTTTTTATGGCCAAAATGGAGTCTACTACAGCCTGTAATAAGAGAATAACCAGTAAATAAACTTGATTGGCAAAAGTTGAAACAAATAGTTTGCCCTTCAGAAGTTTAAAGTTGACAGCTTCTTGACTTCAAAATCTCTGAATTGATCCAAGTCTTTTTCTATATGTCCTAATAGAATATATTACCTATAAAACCACATTTCTGAAATGTCATAATTTGCAATTACATAAAGAAgcactcatttctctctgggtacTCTATTGATAAAAGGAAGCTTCTTAATAATGAAATCTCCCTTTTATAAACCTTTTAATGGAAGctcaaactgctataccctcatcAAGTATAGAGACCTAGGTCAGGTATCACTGCCacaaatgtcttttatttttacacAAGCATCTCTAAACCATAAAAACAAACCTACTTATTTTGCACAATATATTGTGTAAACCTTACATGGTACCCTGTAATTGAACTGACATATTGGTTTTTATAACAaggatttttaatatatgtacacTGTACCAGACAAATCCCAAATTCAACACATACCTCTGTTAAGACATCAGCAAGTTCAGCATGAACTTTAGTACGGAGAGATGTCCTGGCCACATCCATAAGTGTTTCTCTGTCCATCTCTTTGCTTACTTTGATTTGTTCCAAAAACTGAAGTGCCTTTTCCTTTGCAGCTTCAAATCCTTCTGTTATTATTCTGGGATGAAGACCCTGTAATCAATACACAATTACAAAACCACCACTAACATTAAATAGCTATAACTACAGTTCATGATAAATTTCACAAAATTTTTGAAGGGATGTTCTAAGCTATTCATATCCTTTGAtacaataaaagtaataaatgtgCTGAACTTCTGAATACATTTAAAAGGATATTCCTTTCAATGCAGAGGAGAAGAACAGATATTGCTCTCGCACAGAGTCAAAGCCAAGGGAACTATAAAGTACACTTGGGTGTTCACCGTGCAAACCAAGGAAAGTGTCCAAACTCAACTGTGCCCTAATAAGTTGCAGCCAAGAGTAACAATTTATCTTTTCTACAGGTAATCTAGAATTAATTCAGatcatttacaaataaaaataatatacagaAGCTAAGAatcttctttctgtttcctggAATGTCTGGCATTGAATTAGTACTCATTGAGGTTTGCTTTAGTCCTGACACCACTCAGGGCTAAAAAAGGGTAtggagggaggcagacttggcccaatggatagggcgtctgcctaccacatggaaggtccacgattcaaaccccaggcctcgttgacccgtgtggagctggcccatgcacagtgctgatgcacgcaaggagtgctgtgtgatgcaggggtatcccccgcgtaggggagccccacgcccaaggagtgctctccataaggagagctgcccagggggaaagaaagtgcagcctgcccaggaatggcgctgcacacttcgaaagctgacacagcaagaggacgcaacaaaaagagacacagatccccgttCCACTGATatggatagaagcagtcacagaagaacatacagcaaatggacacagagaacagacaatggggggggggggggaacggggGGTAGggtaggaggggaaggggagagaaataaataaaaaataaatctttaaaaaaaaaaaggggtatgGAATTCTGATTTAAATTTAAGGTTTTGGTTGGCCCTTACAAATGTCTAGTCCTACACATTCTATTTCTAAGCCTTATTATTGTCTATATTATAAAGATGGATAtaaatcatatatacaatgtaagattaaaaaatttacttttctcAGGTAAGGAAGGTCTCCAAACTTGTTCTGGGTCACAATAAATTTATGTGAGACCAGGATGAAGACCCAGGCTCCCAGATTTAAGGCCCATGCTTCTTAGCGTCTACTATGTGGCTGCAGTAACTTATATCAACTGATACAAGTAAAACGCAGGAACTTCCTACACAGAATAAAATGCAGAAATGCATAAACCATGTATACTTCAGAAATGTAGAGATCCGCTTGTTTCAGCAGCTCTCCAATGATCAGGACATTGGAAGTAGTACCATCACCAGTTATGTCATCCTGGGCTGTTGCTACTTTTGCTATTAAGGAGGCTGTTGGGTGTTGAATTTGctgaaagtagaaaaagaaaaaaaaaatcattaatgacTTAAAATGAAGCAATCCAATTACACCCCAAATAAAACTTGTGAAGGACCTCTTTAAGTGCTCTCTATTCGAATGAATTGCTAAAATGTTTGAGTACATGTTACTGATTAAAAAGTCAATTTTGCTATTATTGCCTATCAATTTATGACA
Above is a window of Dasypus novemcinctus isolate mDasNov1 chromosome 23, mDasNov1.1.hap2, whole genome shotgun sequence DNA encoding:
- the CCT6A gene encoding T-complex protein 1 subunit zeta; its protein translation is MAAVKTLNPKAEVARAQAALAVNISAARGLQDVLRTNLGPKGTMKMLVSGAGDIKLTKDGNVLLHEMQIQHPTASLIAKVATAQDDITGDGTTSNVLIIGELLKQADLYISEGLHPRIITEGFEAAKEKALQFLEQIKVSKEMDRETLMDVARTSLRTKVHAELADVLTEAVVDSILAIKKQDEPIDLFMVEIMEMKHKSETDTSLIRGLVLDHGARHPDMKKRVEDAYVLTCNVSLEYEKTEVNSGFFYKSAEEREKLVKAERKFIEDRVKKIIELKKKVCGDSDKGFVVINQKGIDPFSLDALAKEGIVALRRAKRRNMERLTLACGGIALNSLDDLNADCLGHAGLVYEYTLGEEKFTFIEKCNNPRSVTLLVKGPNKHTLTQIKDAIRDGLRAVKNAIDDGCVVPGAGAVEVAMAEALVQYKPSVKGRAQLGVQAFADALLIIPKVLAQNSGFDLQETLVKVQAEHSESGQLVGVDLNTGEPMVAAEVGIWDNYCVKKQLLHSCTVIATNILLVDEIMRAGMSSLKG